The sequence CATCTGTCCTGCTACTTGCATGAAATCGGTTTCCGTTGGAATCAGCGGGAACTAGTGCTGAAAACGAATGAGAAAAGTGAACTGAAACTGGTGATGAAACGATTGCCAGTCATGGCAAGGCTCAGATCGTTGTTGGCCCATGCTCCAGGTCGCCAGCTTCGAAGATCTATTAATGGTGGAATCTATTGCTCGGAGCCAACTTAAAACGCTTTAGCCTTATTCTTGGTTATAGATCCGAAAAATAAGCACTTTCGGACTTCCAAGCGGTTGTCTTCTGATTCGATATGTTTTAGACGGAAAAGAGCATGTGCCGACGGCAGACACCTTTCTTGAAGACCACATGCGGACTAACGCAATTATTGCACCTGAGGCCGAAGAAAGCATTAAAATGATTAGGAAAGGCTGCCGTAAAAAATAATCAAATGGATAGAATCACTCGTCAAAACACGAAAGATTTATTATAATATAGAATGTTGTTTACAAATGATCCGGGATCTGGCGACCCGGGTGCTCCGGAAGGGGCGCTAGGCATGAGATTTTCACTATGAAACTATTCTACAAAGTCTATCTTCTCTTGATCCTGGTGTTGATTCTGATCCTGGCCAGCGCTGAATACATCAGCTATCGCCGAGAACTCGCCCTGTTCAACACGGACATGGAAGATGACGCGCTCCTGCTGGGAAAAGCGCTGTCCGGCATGGCTGAACACGCCTTGAAGGATGCCGGGGAGCCGGTCGCGGTTCAACTCATCCGCGACGCCAATTCAAAGGAGGGCGCCGTCGCCATCCGCTGGGTGGATCTCGACAGATCATCGGGTCGGTTCGCCCCGGCGGCGGATCCCGAAAAACTGGCGGCGGTTCGTCGCGGCAACGCCGCATCCATGGTGGTGAAGAAAACCGGCGGCGATGCCTTCCGGTTGACCTATGTACCCATTTCGTCAGACTCGCGGCCACGGTTCGCCATCGAATTGTCCGAATCCCTGGCCATAATGAAACGCTACACGCGCAATTCGCTCCTGCACCTGACCGTCACGGGCATGGTCCTGTTCCTGACGTCGGGCGGGATTCTTTGGTTCTCTTTTAAATGGTGGATTCATCGGCCACTGCTTCGCTTTATCGACAAATCCCGCAGGATCGGGGCGGGCGACCTGTCCCAGGACCTGGTCGTGGAGGGCCAAGACGAGTTCGCCGAACTCGCCAAAACCCTGAACGCCATGTGCCGGGACCTCGAGGCCGGTCGGAACGCCCTCATTGTCGAAAATCAGCGCCGAATCCAGGCCCTCGAGCAGTTGCGTCACGCCGAGCGGCTGGCCACCCTGGGCCGGCTGTCGGCCGGCATGGCCCATGAACTGGGGACCCCGCTCAACGTCATATCCGGCCGCGCCAAGCTGATCCGCGCCAATGATCTTCCGGCGGACGACATTGTTGATTGCGCCCGCATCATCGGAGAGCAGACGGAGCGTATTACCAAAATCATACAAGGGCTTCTGGATTTCTCCCGAAGAAAAAAACCCCGTTGCTCCCGCCAGGACATGGAAACCCTGGTCCGGCAGGTTCTCGACATGCTCGCCCAGCCGGCCCGAAAGGCCAAGGTATCGTTCAACCTCATCCAAAACAGCGACATCCCGGCGGTTTCCATCGATCCCATACAGGTTCAGCAGGTGATCACGAACCTGGTCATGAACGGCATCCAGGCCATGGACGGCGGCGGACGCCTCGATGTCGCCCTGACCGTCGGGCGGAAACCGCGCCCGGATGGAACCCGGTCGGAAGCGCGATGCCTGATGATCGCCGTCAAGGATGAAGGCCCAGGCATCCCCCCGGATCGCCGGGCCCACCTGTTCGAGCCGTTTTATACCACAAAGGAAGTGGGCGCCGGTACGGGGTTGGGGCTGTCCATCGCCTATGGCATCATAGAGGAGCACGGCGGCTGGATCGACGTCGAGAGCGAACCGGGCGAAGGGGCGTGCTTCACGGTGCATCTGCCCCTGGAGGCGGAGACAACATGAAAGGAAACGTGCTGATCGTCGACGACGACCGGGCCATGTTGGACCTGCTCGATTTCGATTTGGGCCGTCGCGGGTTCACCGTTCAGTGGCGAGACCGGGCGGAAGATGCCTTTGCAAAGGTGAAAGAGGCGGATTTCGACGTCGTGCTCGCCGACATCCACCTGCCGGGGATGACCGGCATCGAATTGTGCGAGCGGATCGCGGCGAACCGTCCGGACATCCCCGTCATCACCATCACCGCCTTCGGCAGCCTCGACAGCGCCATCGCGTCGATTCGGGCCGGCGCCTATGATTTCGTGACAAAACCCATCGACCTGGACATCCTGGAAGCGGCCCTCAACCGGGCCGTCTCCCACCGCGCCCTCCGGGAAAAAGTGAAGCGCCTGAAAGGGGAAGCCGCCCGCGCCCGGCGGTTCGACGATCTCATCGGCGACAGCACGCCCATGAAAGCATTGTTTTCCCAGATCGTCCGCGTGGCGGGGACCGACATTTCCGTCCTCATCACCGGCGAGAGCGGGGCCGGCAAGGAACTGATCGCCCGGAACCTGCACCGGCACAGCAAACGCCGCGATGCGCCGTTCATTCCCGTCAACTGTTCGGCCCTGCCGGAACCGCTTTTGGAAAGCGAACTTTTCGGTCACAAACGCGGCGCCTTCACCGACGCCAAAACCGACCGGAAGGGGCTGTTCCAGGAGGCGGAAAAGGGGACCCTGTTCCTGGACGAAATCGGCGAGCTGCCCATGATGCT is a genomic window of Desulfobacteraceae bacterium containing:
- a CDS encoding sigma-54 dependent transcriptional regulator, with translation MKGNVLIVDDDRAMLDLLDFDLGRRGFTVQWRDRAEDAFAKVKEADFDVVLADIHLPGMTGIELCERIAANRPDIPVITITAFGSLDSAIASIRAGAYDFVTKPIDLDILEAALNRAVSHRALREKVKRLKGEAARARRFDDLIGDSTPMKALFSQIVRVAGTDISVLITGESGAGKELIARNLHRHSKRRDAPFIPVNCSALPEPLLESELFGHKRGAFTDAKTDRKGLFQEAEKGTLFLDEIGELPMMLQPKLLRAIEERCIRPVGSDAEIAVDVRILAATNIDLESAVEAGKFREDLFYRLNVMQMAAPPLRSRGADILALAGHFIQRFADRFDKRVTGVSENAAQKLLDYAWPGNVRELRNAMERAVALTRFEKIAVDDLPPKIQAYSTDHFFIGGHDPHEFLPMEEVERRYILHVLKAVEGNRTTAARILKIDRKTLYRKLQLYGVQDL
- a CDS encoding HAMP domain-containing protein encodes the protein MKLFYKVYLLLILVLILILASAEYISYRRELALFNTDMEDDALLLGKALSGMAEHALKDAGEPVAVQLIRDANSKEGAVAIRWVDLDRSSGRFAPAADPEKLAAVRRGNAASMVVKKTGGDAFRLTYVPISSDSRPRFAIELSESLAIMKRYTRNSLLHLTVTGMVLFLTSGGILWFSFKWWIHRPLLRFIDKSRRIGAGDLSQDLVVEGQDEFAELAKTLNAMCRDLEAGRNALIVENQRRIQALEQLRHAERLATLGRLSAGMAHELGTPLNVISGRAKLIRANDLPADDIVDCARIIGEQTERITKIIQGLLDFSRRKKPRCSRQDMETLVRQVLDMLAQPARKAKVSFNLIQNSDIPAVSIDPIQVQQVITNLVMNGIQAMDGGGRLDVALTVGRKPRPDGTRSEARCLMIAVKDEGPGIPPDRRAHLFEPFYTTKEVGAGTGLGLSIAYGIIEEHGGWIDVESEPGEGACFTVHLPLEAETT